One window from the genome of Salvia miltiorrhiza cultivar Shanhuang (shh) chromosome 7, IMPLAD_Smil_shh, whole genome shotgun sequence encodes:
- the LOC130991299 gene encoding uncharacterized protein LOC130991299, translating to MAAPPANEISASGRTSEKFNLTSLQSMMKVDPEGYGSELLLVYDQFKSSLDLFQQQSALNYTSISGISVDSSVAKDLGDRAMFLAHVTPFYPKELAQFPAELVRFLEASARSLLSGLRVQVTQALILLMNRKIIDIAETLEVFMVLQTLGDKVLQQLAFSHVIQSIRRMNQKHKNDPKNKALQNILFGMLQQEDEAKAKRALITLCDLHRRKVWADDRTANAICMACFHPSTRIMIAALSFLLDFEKIEDDDSDDSDSEDDPATPQPQVLLNKEAMYKANHKGTTSSKKKKKAKLQRIARSMKKQQRLSSEKSNTNYSSPLNHLKDAQGFSEKLFSRLQSSNSERFEVKMMMLKVIARTVGLHHLILLNFYPYLQKYVQPHQRDVITLLAAAVQACHEMVPPDAVEPLFKQIVNQFVHDRSRPEAITVGLNVVREICLRMPLLMTEELLQDLVLYRKSHEKAVSASARSLLTLFREVCPSLLVKKDRGRPAELKAKPKAYGEVHVPSNIPGVELLEEEDQGSSDEDIDGETYDDSIADDSQEDDSVDLVEEDGEGESNGGGSIGSDHEPDDGSDEDEVSDGDDSNYSVDGASEIGDEEESEDDDDDEHSIGKDADVDSNKSKQKKRKFSDFEGQLNAANSSLRALKKLAGTTENVSSSTNDGILSNEDFQKIRELKAKKDARTALTQHGFKLPSSDRLSLKRVDAATLEAHIKKKLTKEEKLALIREGREDRGKYQARSALKKKKTGGLSNRQKEHKKLMPDAARKARITRTRQQKKIKQKHSGKQFRGRKAWK from the exons ATGGCGGCGCCACCGGCCAATGAGATATCTGCGTCGGGACGGACCTCAGAAAAGTTCAACCTCACATCACTGCAATCCATGATGAAAGTTGACCCCGAAGGATATGGTTCCGAGCTGTTGCTTGTTTACGATCAATTTAAATCGTCTCTCGACCTATTTCAGCAGCAATCGGCGTTGAATTACACTTCTATTAGTGGAATCTCCGTCGACTCGTCCGTCGCCAAGGACTTGGGCGACCGGGCAATGTTTTTGGCTCATGTTACGCCGTTTTACCCCAAGGAATTGGCCCAATTTCCGGCTGAATTGGTCCGCTTTCTGGAAGCTTCCGCGCGGAGTCTGCTCTCGGGTCTCAGGGTGCAAGTGACGCAAGCGTTGATACTTTTGATGAATCGGAAG ATCATAGATATTGCTGAGACACTAGAAGTATTCATGGTGCTCCAGACACTGGGGGATAAAGTGCTACAGCAATTGGCATTTTCCCATGTTATTCAAAGCATTAGGCGCATGAATCAGAAACATAAGAACGATCCGAAAAATAAGGCACTTCAGAACATTTTGTTTGGAATGCTGCAG CAAGAGGATGAAGCAAAAGCTAAGCGAGCACTAATTACCCTGTGTGATCTCCATCGGAGGAAAGTTTGGGCTGATGATAGGACGGCAAATGCTATATGTATGGCATGTTTTCATCCATCGACAAG GATCATGATTGCTGCCTTGTCGTTTCTTCTTGATTTTgagaagattgaagatgatGATAGCGATGATTCTGACAGTGAAGATGACCCAGCAACCCCACAGCCTCAAGTATTACTGAATAAAGAAGCTATGTACAAG GCAAACCATAAAGGCACAACATCaagcaaaaaaaagaagaaggcaAAACTGCAGCGTATTGCCCGAAGTATGAAGAAGCAGCAGCGTTTATCATCCGAGAAAAGTAACACAAATTACTCCTCACCACTAAACCATTTGAAAGATGCACAG GGTTTTTCCGAGAAGCTGTTTTCTCGCCTGCAGTCTAGCAACAGTGAAAGGTTTGAG GTTAAAATGATGATGCTTAAAGTAATTGCACGAACTGTTGGCCTTCACCACCTGATTTTGTTGAACTTCTACCCGTATCTTCAAAAATATGTCCAG CCACATCAACGTGATGTTATAACTCTACTTGCAGCAGCTGTTCAAGCCTGCCACGAAATG GTACCACCTGATGCAGTTGAACCATTGTTTAAGCAAATAGTAAACCAATTTGTACATGATCGATCACGACCGGAG GCCATCACTGTTGGGCTGAATGTAGTTCGCGAAATATGTCTTCGCATGCCTTTG TTGATGACTGAAGAACTGCTCCAAGACCTTGTCTTATATAGAAAGTCACATGAGAAAGCAGTTTCTGCTTCTGCTCGATCGCTTCTTACACTATTTAGAGAG GTTTGCCCATCATTATTAGTCAAGAAGGATAGAGGGAGGCCTGCTGAACTGAAAGCTAAACCTAAAGCCTATGGTGAGGTCCATGTTCCTAGCAATATTCCAGGCGTTGAGCTATTGGAAGAAGAAGATCAAGGGAGTAGTGATGAGGACATTGATGGGGAGACCTATGATGATTCTATAGCTGATGATAGTCAAGAAGATGATTCTGTTGATCTTGTTGAAGAGGATGGAGAAGGTGAAAGTAATGGTGGGGGCTCCATCGGTTCTGATCATGAACCGGATGATGGCAGTGACGAAGATGAAGTCTCTGATGGAGATGATTCTAATTACAGTGTTGATGGTGCTAGTGAAATCGGTGATGAAGAAGAgagtgaagatgatgatgatgatgagcaTAGTATTGGGAAGGATGCCGATGTTGATAGcaataaatcaaaacaaaagaaaaggaagTTCTCTGATTTTGAGGGACAGTTGAATGCTGCCAATAGCAGTCTTCGTGCTTTGAAGAAATTAGCAGGAACGACCGAGAACGTCTCTTCATCCACAAATGATGGAATTCTTTCTAATGAGGACTTCCAAAAAATCAGAGAGCTGAAG GCTAAGAAGGACGCAAGGACTGCTTTGACACAACACGGTTTCAAGCTTCCTAGCTCAGACCGACTTAGCCTCAAGAGGGTAGATGCTGCTACACTCGAG GCACACATAAAGAAAAAGTTAACAAAGGAAGAGAAATTGGCTTTGATAAGAGAAGGAAGGGAGGACAGAGGGAAATATCAGGCTCGCAGCgctctaaaaaagaaaaag ACTGGTGGGTTGAGCAATCGGCAAAAGGAGCACAAAAAGCTCATGCCCGATGCTGCAAGAAAAGCCAGGATAACAAGAACTCGGCAACAGAAGAAGATAAAACAAAAGCATTCTGGCAAACAATTCCGCGGAAGGAAAGCATGGAAATGA